The following are encoded in a window of Rosa chinensis cultivar Old Blush chromosome 4, RchiOBHm-V2, whole genome shotgun sequence genomic DNA:
- the LOC112197514 gene encoding uncharacterized protein LOC112197514: MDLQRGSVKGRGRFPLQKEFYQEDEVEAPLLVQPVLPVFEGINTTCLSWVTEEVTRLGAITFPGGTDYMLAECWIENMETYFKMIICTDVEKWIVATFLLQDEAKQWWNFVLKTKDIATLTWKCFVGLFRDKYFPASAREQIEFEFIALTQGAMTVREYETRFTQLYRFVPQMDARALAKKFLRGLNHRIREILHPFRLATKADIFASAMAHEQAANICASEQGAVRESPGKGKAIVRSSSSRDHGSGSWKRQRTYFHPQALARIGYQHQAPARAASALFKALPVRQAAPAAPAAPAAPVRCYNCGEHGHIFRACTKPRGRVCYKCKAKGHFARECTRSQGRVQGNQKRLLPSAPARVFVIGQRGTEAEGNDGEA, from the exons ATGGATCTTCAGAGAGGCAGTGTTAAAGGCAGAGGCAGGTTTCCCCTTCAGAAGGAGTTTTATCAGGAAGATGAAGTGGAAGCACCGCTTTTGGTGCAACCTGTTTTGCCTGTTTTTGAGGGCATCAATACTACTTGCCTATCTTGGGTGACTGAGGAAGTTACGAGATTGGGGGCAATCACATTTCCTGGTGGTACAGATTATATGCTAGCCGAATGCTGGATCGAGAACATGGAGACCTATTTTAAAATGATTATCTGTACTGACGTTGAGAAGTGGATAGTAGCTACATTTCTCCTCCAGGATGAGGCAAAACAATGGTGGAATTTTGTACTGAAGACAAAGGATATAGCCACCTTGACCTGGAAATGTTTTGTGGGACTCTTTCGAGATAAGTATTTTCCGGCTTCAGCGAGGGAGCAGATAGAGTTCGAGTTCATTGCTCTAACACAGGGGGCCATGACGGTGAGAGAATATGAGACACGGTTCACCCAGCTATACAGGTTCGTTCCGCAGATGGATGCTCGAGCCTTGGCTAAGAAGTTCTTAAGGGGACTAAATCACAGGATTAGGGAAATATTGCATCCCTTTCGGTTGGCTACCAAAGCAGACATCTTTGCTAGTGCCATGGCCCATGAACAAGCGGCCAACATCTGTGCAAGTGAACAGGGGGCTGTGAGGGAATCCCCCGGAAAGGGGAAGGCGATTGTAAGGAGCAGCAGTTCCAGGGATCATGGAAGTGGGTCATGGAAGCGACAGCGAACTTATTTCCATCCACAGGCCCTAGCCAGGATAGGTTATCAGCACCAGGCCCCAGCTAGGGCAGCATCAGCTCTATTTAAGGCTTTACCTGTGAGACAGGCAGCACCAGCTGCACCTGCTGCACCAGCTGCACCTGTGAGGTGCTATAACTGTGGTGAGCATGGCCACATCTTTCGTGCGTGCACGAAACCGCGTGGCAGAGTATGCTACAAATGTAAGGCGAAAGGGCACTTTGCCAGGGAGTGTACCCGATCTCAGGGTAGGGTACAGGGAAACCAGAAGAGGCTACTACCATCGGCACCGGCTAGAGTCTTCGTTATTGGCCAGAGAGGCACTGAGGCGGAAG gaaatgatggagaagcatga